TTCTTTAGAAAATTTACAAGGTTTAAATTTTGAAAAATTTAAAGAGAATGAGGCACTATCTCCAAACACACTTATAAGAGCAGCTCAGGATGGGGAGAGGCATTTTTTAAAATTAGATGATTTTTTAAGCGAATAGAGGTTGATATGGCTAGAAATGAACTAAAAATAGGAACGGCTCTTTCAATGATGACAATAATTACAAGTTCGGTTATTCAGATTTTATATACGCCTTTATATATGAAGTATTTAGGGCCAGGAGATTACGGAATAAACTCATTGGTTCAATCAATAATGGGATATATATCTATTTTGAACTTAGGATTAGGGAATACAATGCTAAGATATACAACAAGATACAGAGCTGAAGGAAAAATAGAGGAAGAAAAATCTTTAAACGGAATGTTTTTAGTAATTTTTTCTATTTTAATGACGATAGCTTTTATTATAGGAGTATACATTTATATAAATATTGGGAAATTTTTTGGAGAAAGATTTACTTTGGTAGAACTTGAAAAAACAAAAGCGGTATTTATAATATTAGCCTTAAATGTAATTATATCTTTTCCAATGGGTATTTTTTCTACTAATATAACATCTAGAGAAAAGTTTATATATCAAAGGGGAGTAAAACTTATAACGATTATACTAAATCCTATTGTCGGAGCAATTTTAATGATAAATGGTTTTGGTTTAATAGCAGTAACTGTTTCAACCGTATGTTTTGCAATATTATCTTATTTCTTTGATATGATTTATGCTTTTAAATTAGGAATGAAAATAAAATTTTCTAAATTTAATAATGATATTTTAAAAGAGATATTTGTTTACTCATTTTTTATTTTTTTAAATGTATTAATCGATCAAATTTATTGGGGAACGGATAGAGTTATAATAGGAAAGTATGTTGGAGTTCAAGGAATTGCAATATACTCTGTTGGAGCAATATTTAATACTCTTTATATGGGATTTGCATCAGCTGTTTCAGGTGTTTTATTTCCAAGAATAAATAGGTTAATAGTAGAAGAAAAGCACCAAGAAGTAGATGACATGTTCTTAAAAATTGGAAGATTACAATATATTCTTTTAGGATTAATTTCTTCAGGTTTTATATTATTTGGAAAAGATTTTATAACTTTGTGGGTTGGAAAAGAATATATTGAAGCATATAACATAGCGTTATGGATAATGATACCATTAACAGTTCCCTTAATTCAAAGTACGGGTGTAAGTATAATGCAGGCTAAAAATATGCATCAATTTAGATCAATAGTTTATTTTATAATAGCTATTTTAAATTTACTTCTTAGTATTATTTTTGTAAAAAAAGTTGGAGCAATAGGATGTGCAATAGCTACGGGAATTTCTTTTATTTTAGGACAAATAATAGTTATGAATATATATTATAAAGTTTCAGTAGGATTAGATATAGTTAAATTTTGGAAAAATATTATAAAAATGTCAATACCAATGGGAATAGTAATGATATTTGGATATATTTTAAATTATTATTTAATAGAAATTAATTATTTAAATTTCTTGATAAAGATAGGACTTTATACAATATCTTACGGAATATTACTTTGGTTTATGGGATTAAATAACTATGAAAAATCCCAAGTTTATATATGGAAAAAGTAAAAAAGTGATGTAATTAAACATCACTTTTTTTATTGGTAATATATTCCTCTGTTAAAAAATGGATTCCTAAAAATAAGATATACCATCCAAAAACAATATAAACAGCTTTATCAGTTAGCAAAGGTAATACAATGATTAAAGAACCAAATAAAAAATGTAAAAGACCTTTTACAATAACTAAGATTTTTACTTTAGCTTTTGTATTCTCCCAAGATGTAAGTTTATTGTCTCTACCTAAAATTAAGATTAAACCCTTTAGGCAAAGAAGTCCACCAATATAACTTGTAAAAAACAATTGACTAGTAAAAGTGTTTAAAAGAATGATAGCTACAGATATAAGCTCGATTATTCCCTCACCTAGAACAAGCCCCCAATGAAAGTATGGATTTTTTCGATTTGTCATTGAATAGAAAACATGATATATACCATTTAAAAATAAAACAGTACTTAAAATATACTCTATATTTTGATTGAAAAATCCCATATTGCTAATTCCAAGAGCTCCTATTAAAATGTAAAAAATTCCTAATGTTAAGAAAAATGATTTAAATTTTATTGCCATTATAAATTCTCTCCTTATAAAGAATAGTTATTGATTGAATTATATCAGAGTTTAGAAAACACTTCAATTAAAAAAAACTTCACATAAATGCGATAGATTGATATAATATTAAAAAAGTTTTTTTAGGAGGGACAGATGTTTTCAAAAAATATACAAAATTTAAAAACATCTCCAGTGAGAGAGTTAATACCATATTCAAAAAAGGCTAAGGATGCTGGTGTAGATATAATACATTTAAATATAGGTCAACCAGATTTAGAAACTCCAAAGGAGTTCTTTGAAGCAATAGAGAATTTTGGAGAGAGAACAATAGCTTATTCGGACTCATCAGGGAGAAAAGAGTTAATAGACTCAATAAAAAAATACTATAATAATTTAGGAATAAATTATGAAAATGATGAGATATTAATAACCGCAGGTGGAAGTGAAGCATTATTATTTACACTAATGACACTTTTTAATGCAGGTGAAGAAGTTTTAATTCCTGAACCATATTATGCAAATTATAACAGTTTTTTTGCTATGTTAGGAATTAAGGTTGTGGGAATTCCTACAAAATTTGAGGAAAACTTCAAACTTCCAGAAAAAAGTGTAATTGAAAATTTAATTACAGAAAAAACAAAAGCTATAATGTTTTCAAATCCGGGAAATCCTACAGGATCAGTTTACTCGAAAGACGAGCTTTTAATGTTAAATGAAATATCAAAAGATAGAAATTTATTTTTAATAAGTGATGAAGTTTACAGAGAATTTATTTATGATGGAAAGGATACAGTTAGTTGTGGAACTTTCGTAGATAATTTAGATAGAATAATACTTATAGATTCTATTTCAAAAAGATTTTCAACATGTGGTGCAAGAGTTGGAACAATATTAAATAAAAATAAAGAGTTTATGTCTTATATTTTAAAGTTATGTCAATCAAGACTATCAATATCAACTCTTGATATGGTTGGAGCAGAAGCATTATATAGATGTATGGGTAAAGATTACTACGAAGCTGTTAATAAAAAATATATGGAAAGAAGAGATTTCTTATATGAAGGATTAAATAAAATAGATGGAGTAGTATTAAATAAGCCAGAAGGAGCGTTTTATTGTATCGTTGAACTTCCTGTAAAAGATGCAACAGATTTTTCTAAGTGGTTATTAGGAGAGTTTTCATATGACAATTCAACAGTTATGTTAGCACCAGCAAAAGGTTTCTATCAAAATGAAGAGTTAGGATTAAATAAAATTAGAATATCTTATGCTTTAGAATTAGATAGATTGGAAAAAGCGATAAAAATAATAGATTTAGGATTAAAAAAATATAATAATAAATAAAAAAACGCTAGGATTCTAGCGTTTTATTTTTTTAATAGAAGTTCTCTAAACTCTTTAGCAGTCATTCGATTACTTTTAATCTCTTTTTCTATTTTTATAGGAGCGGCTACTTTAGGAGTATATAAAGAGTTTGTA
This genomic stretch from Cetobacterium somerae ATCC BAA-474 harbors:
- a CDS encoding DUF308 domain-containing protein, with protein sequence MAIKFKSFFLTLGIFYILIGALGISNMGFFNQNIEYILSTVLFLNGIYHVFYSMTNRKNPYFHWGLVLGEGIIELISVAIILLNTFTSQLFFTSYIGGLLCLKGLILILGRDNKLTSWENTKAKVKILVIVKGLLHFLFGSLIIVLPLLTDKAVYIVFGWYILFLGIHFLTEEYITNKKSDV
- a CDS encoding pyridoxal phosphate-dependent aminotransferase, giving the protein MFSKNIQNLKTSPVRELIPYSKKAKDAGVDIIHLNIGQPDLETPKEFFEAIENFGERTIAYSDSSGRKELIDSIKKYYNNLGINYENDEILITAGGSEALLFTLMTLFNAGEEVLIPEPYYANYNSFFAMLGIKVVGIPTKFEENFKLPEKSVIENLITEKTKAIMFSNPGNPTGSVYSKDELLMLNEISKDRNLFLISDEVYREFIYDGKDTVSCGTFVDNLDRIILIDSISKRFSTCGARVGTILNKNKEFMSYILKLCQSRLSISTLDMVGAEALYRCMGKDYYEAVNKKYMERRDFLYEGLNKIDGVVLNKPEGAFYCIVELPVKDATDFSKWLLGEFSYDNSTVMLAPAKGFYQNEELGLNKIRISYALELDRLEKAIKIIDLGLKKYNNK
- a CDS encoding lipopolysaccharide biosynthesis protein, with the protein product MARNELKIGTALSMMTIITSSVIQILYTPLYMKYLGPGDYGINSLVQSIMGYISILNLGLGNTMLRYTTRYRAEGKIEEEKSLNGMFLVIFSILMTIAFIIGVYIYINIGKFFGERFTLVELEKTKAVFIILALNVIISFPMGIFSTNITSREKFIYQRGVKLITIILNPIVGAILMINGFGLIAVTVSTVCFAILSYFFDMIYAFKLGMKIKFSKFNNDILKEIFVYSFFIFLNVLIDQIYWGTDRVIIGKYVGVQGIAIYSVGAIFNTLYMGFASAVSGVLFPRINRLIVEEKHQEVDDMFLKIGRLQYILLGLISSGFILFGKDFITLWVGKEYIEAYNIALWIMIPLTVPLIQSTGVSIMQAKNMHQFRSIVYFIIAILNLLLSIIFVKKVGAIGCAIATGISFILGQIIVMNIYYKVSVGLDIVKFWKNIIKMSIPMGIVMIFGYILNYYLIEINYLNFLIKIGLYTISYGILLWFMGLNNYEKSQVYIWKK